The following proteins are co-located in the Billgrantia tianxiuensis genome:
- a CDS encoding DUF1285 domain-containing protein, with protein MNLDPLLNHVESDGAIPPLDRWQPGQVGEMDLEIAADGRWFHEGSEMTRPRLVRLLSTLLRREEDGRYYLVTPVEKQRIHVVDRPFVVVDAEYEEAAGCWWLTTHAGDRLRLDEVHRLSVSATPDGALVPEVPVRFGLAARLGRNVFYRLVEHAEQQRGEDGVIELGLTSAGCWQPLGELPAEAS; from the coding sequence ATGAACCTGGATCCGCTGCTCAATCACGTCGAGTCCGATGGCGCCATTCCTCCGCTGGATCGCTGGCAGCCGGGGCAGGTAGGCGAAATGGACCTGGAGATTGCCGCCGACGGCCGCTGGTTCCACGAAGGCAGCGAAATGACGCGACCTCGCCTGGTCCGGCTGCTCTCGACACTGCTACGGCGTGAGGAGGACGGCCGCTACTATCTGGTCACGCCGGTCGAGAAACAGCGTATTCACGTGGTCGATCGTCCTTTCGTGGTGGTCGACGCCGAATACGAGGAGGCCGCCGGCTGCTGGTGGCTGACTACCCATGCCGGCGATCGCCTGCGCTTGGACGAGGTGCACCGGCTTAGCGTCAGTGCCACTCCCGATGGCGCCTTGGTGCCTGAGGTCCCGGTGCGCTTCGGCCTTGCCGCCCGGCTGGGGCGCAACGTCTTTTACCGTCTGGTGGAGCATGCCGAGCAGCAGCGTGGGGAAGATGGCGTGATCGAACTCGGGCTGACCAGCGCCGGCTGTTGGCAACCCTTGGGCGAACTGCCCGCCGAGGCCTCGTGA
- a CDS encoding ATP-dependent helicase: MRLTEEQRAVVEHGAGHARVAAVAGAGKTTTLVARVLYLLERGVPASRILVLMFNRSAREDFQRRLVEMAPAGQRLPDVRTFHSLGHRLTATLTRWGVLAPRRLIAADWQVERLLRQATLEVLEDDDRREMALEADTLEALAHFCGLVKAEMVPAATLLERLDDGEGSEHFAEAYERLESLLAEHGLMTYSDLLYRPLRALEADAGLARRVQGYLDQAIVDEYQDINQAQLRLLALLAGRDADVMAVGDANQCIYEWRGAHPDTMREHFTATFGPAADYPLSTTFRHGHALALLANHAIAANRRRPDQLCLAAPGNPHTDLAVEQGGAALLASLDQWQRGGRRLDEACLLVRSWALSVPVQLQLLQAGIPFRLSREDRFVFRLPLVQALAGYLRLARTPALLFDPAHLLRLFEQPTPFVARERLVALAQRLAQTQRYPERDDPLLAGLKPMQRRNLKRRWTLLCELPRLGAWPPARLLTHIVEALDAEKVLKRAAARREKGEEDVRLLDVLVEQAGETQDIDTFIELLERPVENHAGGLLITTVHGAKGLEWPLVVVAGVNEEDFPHYSRDNPLSPARLEEERRLFYVAVTRAREHLLLLHDRGEHRPSRFLAETAWEDCRRIAARLAVPEEEVRLAVVSPQLVSRYLATLGHDGIKVTQREPEVGETRAAYAAQPYRPGQRLRHAVFGEGEVIVVEGDPADPVIEVDFTQAGRRRLLACRAPIELLAGEAKTERAQGERA; the protein is encoded by the coding sequence GTGAGGCTGACGGAAGAGCAGCGAGCCGTCGTCGAGCATGGAGCCGGCCATGCGCGTGTAGCCGCCGTGGCGGGGGCCGGCAAGACTACCACGCTGGTTGCCCGCGTACTGTACCTGCTCGAGCGCGGCGTACCGGCGAGCCGGATCCTGGTGTTGATGTTCAACCGCTCGGCACGCGAGGATTTCCAGCGACGGCTCGTCGAGATGGCCCCTGCCGGGCAGCGCCTGCCGGACGTGCGTACCTTTCATTCCCTGGGACATCGCCTGACGGCGACGCTGACCCGCTGGGGCGTGTTGGCGCCGCGCCGCCTGATTGCCGCCGACTGGCAGGTCGAGAGGCTGCTGCGCCAAGCCACCCTCGAGGTACTGGAGGATGACGATCGGCGCGAGATGGCTCTCGAGGCCGATACCCTCGAAGCATTGGCGCACTTCTGCGGTCTGGTGAAGGCCGAGATGGTACCGGCGGCCACGCTGCTGGAGCGGCTAGACGATGGCGAGGGCAGCGAGCACTTTGCCGAGGCCTACGAGCGCCTCGAGTCGCTGCTCGCCGAGCATGGCCTGATGACCTACTCGGACCTGCTCTATCGTCCGCTGCGTGCCCTGGAGGCAGATGCGGGGCTGGCCCGGCGGGTCCAGGGCTACCTCGACCAGGCCATCGTCGATGAATATCAGGACATCAACCAGGCCCAGCTGCGCTTGCTGGCGCTGCTCGCCGGCCGCGACGCCGACGTGATGGCGGTGGGGGACGCCAACCAGTGCATCTACGAGTGGCGTGGCGCGCATCCCGACACCATGCGCGAGCACTTCACCGCCACCTTCGGCCCGGCCGCCGATTACCCGCTTTCCACCACCTTCCGCCACGGTCATGCCCTGGCGCTGTTGGCCAACCATGCCATTGCCGCCAACCGGCGGCGTCCCGACCAGCTGTGCCTGGCGGCTCCCGGCAACCCACATACCGACCTCGCCGTCGAGCAGGGCGGCGCTGCGCTGCTGGCGTCCCTCGACCAATGGCAGCGTGGGGGGCGAAGGTTGGACGAAGCCTGCTTGCTGGTGCGTAGCTGGGCGCTATCGGTGCCGGTGCAACTGCAACTGCTGCAGGCCGGTATCCCGTTCCGTCTCTCGCGCGAGGATCGCTTCGTATTTCGCTTGCCACTGGTACAGGCCCTGGCCGGCTACCTGCGCCTGGCGCGCACGCCGGCTCTGCTGTTCGATCCGGCGCATCTGCTGCGCCTGTTCGAGCAGCCTACGCCGTTCGTTGCACGCGAGCGCCTGGTGGCCTTGGCGCAGCGCCTGGCGCAGACGCAACGTTACCCCGAGCGCGACGATCCGCTGCTGGCCGGCCTCAAGCCCATGCAGCGGCGCAATCTCAAGCGACGCTGGACGCTGCTGTGCGAACTGCCGCGTCTCGGCGCCTGGCCGCCAGCACGTCTGCTGACACATATCGTCGAGGCCCTGGATGCCGAAAAGGTGCTCAAGCGAGCGGCCGCGCGCCGCGAGAAGGGCGAAGAAGACGTGCGCCTGCTCGATGTGCTCGTCGAGCAGGCCGGTGAGACACAGGACATCGACACCTTCATCGAGCTGCTCGAGCGGCCCGTGGAGAATCATGCCGGTGGCTTGTTGATCACCACCGTGCACGGGGCCAAGGGGCTCGAGTGGCCGCTGGTGGTGGTGGCTGGCGTCAACGAGGAGGATTTTCCCCACTACAGTCGCGACAACCCGCTTTCCCCCGCGCGCCTGGAAGAGGAGAGGCGGCTGTTCTATGTCGCCGTGACCCGGGCCCGCGAACACCTGTTGCTGCTTCACGATCGCGGTGAGCATCGGCCCAGCCGCTTCCTGGCGGAAACGGCATGGGAGGATTGCCGGCGTATCGCGGCACGCCTCGCGGTGCCTGAGGAAGAGGTTCGCCTGGCGGTGGTTTCGCCTCAACTGGTCTCGCGCTATCTGGCTACCTTGGGCCATGATGGGATCAAAGTCACACAGCGTGAGCCTGAGGTCGGCGAGACGCGGGCAGCCTATGCCGCGCAGCCCTATCGACCGGGGCAGCGGCTGCGTCACGCGGTATTCGGCGAGGGTGAGGTGATCGTGGTCGAGGGCGATCCCGCCGACCCGGTGATCGAGGTCGATTTCACTCAGGCCGGCCGGCGTCGCTTGCTGGCTTGTCGAGCTCCCATCGAGCTGCTCGCTGGCGAGGCGAAGACCGAACGTGCCCAAGGAGAACGCGCATGA
- a CDS encoding sulfurtransferase: MRQVLITANELADSLRSRQPPLVLDCRARLGDGDAGRRLWEAGHVPGSLHLDLDRDLAAAPGEGGRHPLPTPEAFTATLQRLGVSPDLPVVVLDDMGGQLAAARAWWMLAVWAGHPDVRVLDGGLRAWQEAGGELLLERTASPEPSRWQPTFDTDACMDADRVFSGRELKVDARSEERFRGEAEPIDPVAGHIPGAVCRPSAANLDEAGRFKGAETLEAELPRGDAIVAYCGSGVTACHNILAYAIAGRPLPRLYPGSWSEWVRDPSRPVARSTNRS, translated from the coding sequence ATGAGACAGGTGCTAATTACCGCCAATGAACTGGCTGATTCGCTGCGCAGCCGACAGCCGCCGCTGGTTCTCGACTGTCGCGCACGTCTGGGCGATGGCGATGCCGGCCGGCGCCTGTGGGAGGCCGGGCACGTGCCAGGTAGCCTGCATCTCGATCTCGACCGTGACCTGGCGGCCGCACCCGGTGAGGGCGGTCGCCATCCGCTGCCGACTCCCGAAGCCTTTACCGCCACATTGCAGCGCCTTGGGGTGTCGCCCGATCTTCCCGTGGTGGTGCTGGATGACATGGGAGGACAGCTGGCCGCGGCGCGGGCCTGGTGGATGCTGGCCGTGTGGGCGGGGCATCCCGACGTCCGAGTGCTCGATGGTGGATTGCGCGCCTGGCAGGAGGCGGGCGGTGAACTGCTACTGGAGCGCACAGCGTCACCCGAGCCCAGCCGATGGCAGCCGACTTTCGATACCGATGCATGCATGGATGCCGATCGGGTCTTCTCCGGGCGGGAGCTCAAGGTCGATGCCCGCAGCGAGGAGCGCTTTCGCGGCGAAGCCGAGCCCATTGACCCGGTGGCCGGCCACATCCCCGGTGCAGTGTGTCGTCCCAGTGCCGCCAACCTGGACGAAGCGGGGCGCTTCAAGGGGGCCGAGACGCTCGAAGCCGAACTGCCCCGGGGCGATGCCATCGTGGCTTACTGTGGTTCCGGGGTGACCGCTTGCCACAACATCCTGGCCTATGCCATTGCCGGTCGGCCCCTGCCCCGGCTCTATCCCGGCTCGTGGAGCGAATGGGTACGCGATCCGTCAAGGCCGGTGGCGCGCTCGACGAATCGCTCTTGA
- a CDS encoding Gfo/Idh/MocA family oxidoreductase — protein sequence MNFALIGAAGYIAPRHMQAIKDTGHTLVAAYDINDSVGIIDSISTDCAFFTEFEYFMEHAWRLRRQKEGAIDYWVVCSPNHLHSAHITAGLHLGCDVICEKPLVSTPEQLDELRSVEKETGRRVYSIMQLRHHPAIHELRDKVLAEWREGQYDVELTYITARGPWYLASWKGDPRKSFGVMAEIGIHFFDMLHVIFGELKAQVLHYHDEHKAAGYLEYEKARVRWFLSIDAEDLPERVRGQHSTYRSITCDGEEFEFSSGFTDLHTVSYREILAGRGFGIETVRHCLDTVYQLGLATPEAPREGEAHPQLTRLAPTTRPVVVAGRG from the coding sequence ATGAACTTTGCGCTCATCGGGGCTGCCGGGTATATCGCACCACGACACATGCAGGCCATCAAGGACACTGGCCATACCCTGGTAGCCGCCTACGACATCAACGATTCGGTGGGCATCATCGACTCGATCTCGACTGACTGCGCCTTCTTCACTGAGTTCGAATACTTCATGGAGCACGCTTGGCGGCTCAGGCGGCAGAAGGAAGGGGCGATCGACTATTGGGTGGTCTGCTCTCCCAATCATCTGCATAGCGCCCATATCACTGCCGGTCTGCATCTTGGTTGCGATGTGATCTGCGAGAAGCCGCTGGTATCGACGCCAGAGCAGCTCGATGAGCTGCGCAGCGTCGAGAAGGAGACCGGTCGGCGTGTCTACAGCATCATGCAGCTGCGTCACCATCCGGCCATTCATGAACTGCGCGACAAGGTGCTGGCCGAGTGGCGCGAGGGCCAGTACGACGTCGAGCTGACCTACATCACCGCGCGTGGCCCCTGGTATCTGGCCAGTTGGAAGGGCGACCCCCGTAAATCCTTCGGCGTGATGGCGGAAATAGGCATTCACTTCTTCGACATGCTGCACGTGATCTTCGGTGAGTTGAAGGCTCAGGTGCTTCACTACCACGATGAGCACAAGGCCGCCGGTTACCTGGAATACGAAAAGGCGCGGGTGCGCTGGTTCCTCTCCATCGACGCCGAGGATTTGCCCGAGCGGGTACGGGGCCAGCACTCCACTTATCGAAGCATTACCTGCGATGGCGAGGAGTTCGAGTTCTCCAGCGGCTTCACCGACCTGCATACCGTCAGTTATCGCGAGATCCTCGCCGGCCGGGGCTTCGGTATCGAGACCGTGCGACACTGCCTCGATACCGTTTATCAACTGGGCCTGGCGACCCCGGAGGCGCCGCGCGAAGGCGAGGCGCATCCCCAGTTGACCAGGCTTGCACCGACGACGCGCCCGGTTGTCGTGGCCGGGCGTGGCTGA
- a CDS encoding DegT/DnrJ/EryC1/StrS family aminotransferase — MNFIDLAAQQTRIKPQLDTAIQAVLEHGRYVMGPEVAELEQRLADYVDVAHCIGCANGTDALQIALMALEIGPGDEVIVPGFTFIASAESVVLAGARPVYVDIDPHTYLIDPERVEAAITPRTRAIMPVSMFGQCADMEAIETLARKHDLAVVEDAAQSFGATRHGRRSCGLSRIACTSFFPSKPLGAYGDGGALFTDDDTLAEAVRLVARHGESSRYHHTRIGMNSRLDTLQAAILLAKLELFDEEVVLRQQAAERYDALLAESGIVNTPRVAPGNTSVHAQYSIRVPRRDEVRAKLADTGIPTAVHYPLPLNHQPAVADPDCKLPVTETVCREILSLPMHPYLEAGQQRQVVEALRQASPGV; from the coding sequence ATGAATTTCATCGACCTTGCCGCCCAGCAGACCCGGATCAAGCCCCAGCTGGATACCGCCATTCAGGCCGTACTGGAACACGGTCGCTATGTGATGGGGCCCGAGGTTGCCGAACTGGAGCAGCGCCTGGCCGATTATGTGGACGTGGCCCACTGCATCGGCTGCGCCAATGGCACCGATGCATTGCAGATCGCCCTGATGGCGCTGGAGATTGGCCCGGGGGACGAGGTGATCGTACCCGGTTTCACCTTCATCGCCAGCGCCGAAAGCGTAGTGCTTGCCGGGGCCAGGCCGGTCTACGTGGACATCGATCCACATACCTATCTGATCGATCCCGAGCGGGTCGAGGCCGCTATCACGCCACGCACCCGTGCCATCATGCCGGTCTCCATGTTCGGCCAGTGCGCCGACATGGAGGCGATCGAGACGCTGGCGCGCAAGCACGACCTGGCCGTGGTGGAGGATGCCGCCCAGAGCTTCGGTGCCACACGGCATGGGCGCCGCTCCTGTGGCCTGTCGCGCATTGCCTGCACCAGTTTCTTTCCCAGCAAGCCCCTCGGAGCCTATGGCGATGGCGGTGCGCTGTTCACCGATGACGACACCCTGGCCGAGGCGGTTCGCTTGGTGGCACGCCACGGCGAGTCGAGTCGCTATCACCATACCCGTATCGGTATGAACAGCCGATTGGATACCCTGCAGGCCGCTATCCTGCTGGCTAAGCTCGAGCTGTTCGACGAGGAGGTCGTACTCAGGCAGCAGGCGGCCGAGCGCTATGACGCTCTGCTGGCCGAATCCGGCATCGTCAACACGCCGCGCGTGGCGCCTGGCAATACCAGCGTCCATGCCCAGTACAGCATTCGTGTACCGCGGCGCGACGAGGTGCGGGCCAAGCTTGCCGACACCGGTATCCCCACGGCGGTGCACTATCCGCTACCGCTCAACCATCAGCCCGCCGTGGCCGACCCCGACTGCAAGCTGCCAGTCACCGAAACGGTCTGCCGGGAAATCCTCAGCTTGCCGATGCACCCTTACCTCGAGGCGGGGCAACAGCGGCAGGTGGTCGAGGCGCTGCGCCAGGCTTCGCCTGGAGTTTGA